The Melanotaenia boesemani isolate fMelBoe1 chromosome 12, fMelBoe1.pri, whole genome shotgun sequence genome contains the following window.
CTTCCAGGGTCGCCACTATGAGTGCATGAGCGACTGCGCCGACATGTCCTCCTACATGAGCAGGTGCCACTCCTGCAGGGTGGAGAGCGGCTGCTTCATGGTCTACGACCGCCCCAACTACATGGGAAACCAGTACTTCATGAGGAGGGGAGAGTACGCCGACTACATGAGCATGATGGGAATGTCTGATTGCATCAGGTCTTGCCGTATGATCCCCATGGTAGGACATCTCATCTCTACACACCATTTTCCTCCTGGATCATAAACCATCACCTAacctctttgtttttccttctacaGTACAGAGGATCTTACAGGATGAGGATCTATGAGAGGGAGAACTTCGGTGGTATGATGCATGAGATGATGGACGACTGCGACAACATCATGGACCGCTACCGCATGAACAACTGCATGTCCTGCAACGTGATGGACGGCCACTGGCTGATGTACGAGCAGCCCCACTACAGAGGCAGGATGATGTACTTCAGGCCTGGAGAGTACAGGAACTTCATGAACATGGGCATGAGCGGCATGAGGTTCATGAGCATGAGGCGCATCATGGATTCCTACTActaaatttaactaaataaagACATCTGATCCTCTATACTCACTTTGTCTCACTGGTTGTTTTAAGGCCTGATGGAGATGCCAGTGGGGATGGGAGATGAAAGTTAGTGTGAGCAAATGGTTATGAGATAAATCCATATATGTGATACTCTTAAATGGGTATTAGAGTTTCATAAATTATAATGGcaatgttaatttaaattttctggCTCCAGATTGTTCTGATTTAATATGCACAACCTGGTCTATGCCagtttaaaacaacataaaatttTCACACAAGTACTCAAAGTAGATACAGACAACCTACATACATTAgtatgttaaaaaattaatcaaGCTCTATTAACAAATTCTgcacattttgttgtaaatttcAGTTCTCTGTTCCACCATACACAAAAATTAACTGGACATTTCACTTATCAAAATACTGTTATAATTTCCTGTTTAAATGTATAAAGTTGTGTAGGAATTCTTATATTTCTCCTTCCACAGTGCAAACTATTACCAGAATATTCAAGCAGTCTGGAGGAGTTTCAGTGTACAAAGGACAAGGAAGCAAGGATAAGCTGGACATTGTGATCTCTTATCCCTTTGATTGACCTGAATCCagaaccatcatcatcaccagctgatctgatctgatcatCACAACCACATGAACCAGAATTACTGTGGAAACCTTCATTAAGTTCTACAATACAGAGTTACATCACAGATGTCACTTCAGACTTTACTGAGCAAGAAAGAAGCTGCATGTTAACCAGGACCAGAGTTCCAGAGTCAACTTCTCTGGACTCGGAGGCATCTGGGATGGACCATCACACAGTGGAAACCTGGACTGTGGTCAGACTGACCAGTATTCCAGATCTTTGTTGTAATGTTGTAATGTGAACCTCCAGACTGTGGTCAGGAACAAGTGCAAAaactgtgatggtctggggttggatcagggttctattATAGTCTGggcttggatcagggttctgaaaGTATGggcttggatcagggttctattATGGTCTGGGcatggatcagggttctgaaaGTATGggcttggatcagggttctattACGGTCTGggcttggatcagggttctgaaaGTATGggcttggatcagggttctatgGTCTGGGcatggatcagggttctgaaaGTATGggcttggatcagggttctattATGGTCTGggcttggatcagggttctgaaggtatggggttggatcagggttctgtgatggtctggggttcaATTAATTTGATGATATGGACCATCAAGAACTACATTCTGCACACATTACAGAAGCTTGACTGAGGAAGATTAGGGTACAAGAACGTTTGCTGCCATTCTTTAGTGAAAACCACCTCATTCCCAAGTTGTTCCATCAACTCAAGATCCAGCCAGGTCTGATCATACACCAGCAATGTTGGTGTTGGCTCTGGTTCTTTGTAATGTTGTTTTCATGAAGCAGTGTACTCCATAATGATTTCTGATGGTGTTATTCCTTCATATATTTCAAAtcaatttttattcatatagcaCTTTTCTTACCAAAGAGCACagaatgctttacataaaattgAATATCAACTCAAAAATAAGCCCTCACATATCCAATTATATTAGTGATGGTAAACTTGAttctttttacttaataaagttaaaatgagtcactcacaaaaataaatcaggTTTTTGAGTCACTGAGTCAAGTTACCCAGAGCGTGCATAGAAAGCTACATGCACACAAGCTGATTCATACCACTAAAACGGCAGGAAAATAATCCAATTCATTGTGGAAAAGAGTGAAAGATCAACAGATCTCAAAgaggaaacatttattttattttctaatctcAATAATATAATGAAAGGTCAGAgcaaaacagtgtttttattgagTTTCTCCCTTTCATTGCATTATTAACTGGAGCAGCAAAAATTAGCAAGTCAGACACTAAAGTTATAGTTTATCTTCAGAATAAACTGGAGGAACTGACGAAATACAGTTTTTCTTTAGTCCGCTTATTATCTTTGCGAGTCAAACTAAACATGTAGACCTAATTTCTTCCCATGGCGTCACtcaggcccaatcccatttcttctttttacccTTTCCCCTTGCTTTGCCCTACCCCTCACCCCTAACACGAAGTGGTAAGGGGTGGACACATTCCCACTACTTTACCATCGTACGTCATTAGAAGTTGTTGCGACTTGCTACATCAGACGAAGATGAAGATGGAACACAATTTTAAGATAATTTTTACATCCTTATTGATGCTGAATATACATTTATGGGTGTTTTGCCTTCCTTCTGTCACCATATATGCTGATGTATCCGGTGTTTGTCAGGATTTTTTTATACCCTTTCGTATGGATATGAAGTGCGGTCCTGGGCTGTCTTAGTTGGACAGTTGTGACTCCCTCACCCTTACCTCTTCACCTTCATCCAAAACAGAATTGAGATAGTCCTTTCCCTAACGTGAACACGCAAAACGGTGGGGGAGGGCTAAGGGCTAGAAATGGGATTCAGCCATAGACTATCGGAGCAGAGCAGCAGAGCTTCAGCTCAGTTGAGGAAGCGGCTCCTCCAGAGGTAACAGAGCTCGAGTG
Protein-coding sequences here:
- the LOC121650835 gene encoding gamma-crystallin M2-like, with protein sequence MHSNHSSVLRNNQKTANMGKIIFYEDRNFQGRHYECMSDCADMSSYMSRCHSCRVESGCFMVYDRPNYMGNQYFMRRGEYADYMSMMGMSDCIRSCRMIPMYRGSYRMRIYERENFGGMMHEMMDDCDNIMDRYRMNNCMSCNVMDGHWLMYEQPHYRGRMMYFRPGEYRNFMNMGMSGMRFMSMRRIMDSYY